The Microbacterium sufflavum genome contains a region encoding:
- a CDS encoding ParA family protein encodes MTVYTVALSKGGSSKTTTAAELVAALAASGRRVLAIDLDQQGNLTTRLGVTDDTEVAAVAADVLTGDASAIEAAVPAPSVPGAGVLAGTHDLATLDTRPEVITSLRDHLPEVAGEWDDVVIDTPPALGLVTLAALAAADVVVGPVECATEAYDQLRRLDEVIAQRIAPRMHPGQRLHWIVPTKYKHGRLIDREVVELLNEQYPGRVTSPIREAVAAKDAYTDGKPVSVYAPRHPVAEDYADALAPIIGQPAPTRKTPAPVPA; translated from the coding sequence ATGACCGTTTACACCGTCGCCCTCAGCAAGGGCGGCTCGAGCAAGACCACCACCGCGGCCGAGCTCGTCGCAGCTCTTGCAGCATCCGGCCGCCGGGTGCTGGCGATCGACCTCGATCAGCAGGGCAACCTCACGACTCGGCTGGGCGTGACGGACGACACCGAGGTCGCGGCCGTCGCGGCCGACGTCCTCACCGGTGACGCCTCAGCGATTGAGGCAGCCGTGCCGGCACCGTCCGTGCCCGGCGCCGGCGTTCTCGCCGGCACTCACGATCTCGCCACCCTCGACACACGACCCGAAGTGATCACCTCGCTGCGCGACCACCTGCCCGAGGTCGCGGGGGAGTGGGACGACGTCGTGATCGACACACCGCCGGCTCTGGGCTTGGTCACCCTCGCCGCCCTCGCGGCCGCCGACGTCGTGGTCGGCCCGGTCGAGTGCGCGACCGAGGCATACGACCAGCTGCGGCGCCTCGACGAGGTGATCGCGCAGCGCATCGCCCCGCGCATGCACCCGGGGCAGCGCCTGCACTGGATCGTGCCCACGAAGTACAAGCACGGGCGACTGATCGATCGCGAAGTCGTGGAGCTGCTCAACGAGCAGTACCCCGGCCGCGTCACCAGCCCCATCCGTGAGGCCGTGGCAGCGAAAGATGCGTACACCGACGGCAAGCCTGTGAGCGTCTATGCGCCCCGGCATCCGGTCGCCGAGGACTACGCCGACGCGCTCGCGCCGATCATCGGGCAGCCGGCGCCGACGCGCAAGACGCCGGCGCCCGTACCAGCCTGA
- a CDS encoding thermonuclease family protein, translating into MTARSCTLTLAAAAVALALTSCTPAEISTTPAATTTATVVAVVDGDTIDVQTSTGEERVRLIGIDTPEISRDGGADDCYAQEARTYLDQLVHGHDVELVSDPTQADTDQYGRLLRHVLIEGQSAAQLAIEAGAGTEYTYDTPYDRRSDYLAAQDRAQDASAGLWSACP; encoded by the coding sequence ATGACCGCGCGCAGCTGCACACTGACGCTCGCGGCCGCAGCTGTCGCGCTCGCGCTCACCAGCTGCACACCCGCGGAGATCTCGACCACGCCCGCAGCCACGACGACGGCCACGGTCGTCGCCGTCGTCGACGGCGACACGATCGACGTTCAGACATCGACGGGGGAGGAGCGCGTGCGTCTGATCGGGATTGACACCCCCGAGATCTCTCGCGACGGCGGCGCCGACGACTGCTACGCGCAGGAAGCTCGCACGTACCTCGACCAGCTCGTACATGGTCACGACGTCGAGCTAGTCAGCGATCCCACCCAGGCCGACACCGACCAATACGGTCGGCTGCTGCGCCACGTGCTCATCGAGGGGCAGAGCGCAGCGCAGCTCGCGATCGAGGCAGGCGCCGGCACCGAGTACACCTACGACACCCCGTACGACCGACGCAGCGACTACCTCGCTGCGCAGGACCGCGCACAGGACGCCAGCGCCGGCCTGTGGTCCGCGTGTCCGTAG